In the Candidatus Bathyarchaeia archaeon genome, CCTGCTTAACTCGGTGGATCCCTACTTCATTGTGGGCGCGCAAATCCTTGCTTCGCCTTTGGTTAAGAAGTTTGGGTTGGAACCCATATCCATGGGGTACATCATCGTCGGTGAAGGTGGAACCGCAGGCATAGTCGGCAAAGCCATCCCCATACCCTACAACAAACCCGAACTTGCTGCTGCTCACGCACTGGCGGCACAGTATTTTGGCATGCGCTTCATATACCTCGAAGGTGGTTCAGGCGCAAAAAACCCTGTGCCTCCTGAAATGATTCACGCTGTAAAAAAAGTAACTGACGCCACACTCATTGTTGGCGGCGGCATAAAAACTAAAGAAGCAGCCTTGACGGCGGTTTCTGCAGGCGCCGACATAATTGTGACGGGTAACCTCGTGGAGTCAGAGGGGTCTGAGCAGAAAGTTGCTG is a window encoding:
- a CDS encoding geranylgeranylglyceryl/heptaprenylglyceryl phosphate synthase, whose protein sequence is MLGRVEKYLMEKIKADGSIHMTLLDPEKLSPQQAAQIAQSSKESGTAAIMIGGSTFVSQIHLDQVLESIHEAVDLPTILFPNNITGISRHADAMWFMSLLNSVDPYFIVGAQILASPLVKKFGLEPISMGYIIVGEGGTAGIVGKAIPIPYNKPELAAAHALAAQYFGMRFIYLEGGSGAKNPVPPEMIHAVKKVTDATLIVGGGIKTKEAALTAVSAGADIIVTGNLVESEGSEQKVAEIISGIKVVKP